The following proteins come from a genomic window of Lolium rigidum isolate FL_2022 chromosome 5, APGP_CSIRO_Lrig_0.1, whole genome shotgun sequence:
- the LOC124651374 gene encoding U-box domain-containing protein 7-like, with protein MVARCVHADAFRLWPIFSAATLRRKLLEVLTCGGGGGGGGSCRGRASCRSPKPRTQSMPRPRSDRLAELLRAEPSECGDGDDEGEADAAARKAAALEELKVVVAALQDGDGDGESAGGVSWRVEAATVVRRKAKDDAAAREMLAMLGAIPPLVAMLDDRDGAGEELLAAALYALLNLGIGNDTNKAAIVQAGAVHKMLRIAEVASGALTEALVANFLCLSALDANKPIIGASGAAPFLVRAFESAATEQTRHDALRALLNLSIAAANAPHLLAAGLAPSLLAAVGDASASDRALAGLCNLVAACPEGRRAVSRVPDAVPVLVDVLNWSDEAGCQEKAAYVLMVLAHRSYGDRAAMSEAGATSALLELTLVGTALAQRRASRILEILRADKGKQAAESVVVATVSAPQERGAGGPCREEEAEGDEACMSNEKRAVRQLVQQSLQSNLRRIVRRARLPRELAPASASAESLKALTASSTSKSLPF; from the exons ATGGTGGCGAGGTGCGTGcacgccgatgccttccggctctgGCCGATCTTCTCGGCCGCCACGCTGCGGCGCAAGCTTCTTGAGGTCCtcacctgcggcggcggcgggggtggtGGAGGTTCTTGCCGTGGCCGGGCGTCCTGCCGGTCGCCCAAGCCGCGGACGCAGTCGATGCCGAGGCCGCGGTCCGACCGGCTCGCGGAGCTGCTCAGGGCCGAGCCGTCCgagtgcggcgacggcgacgacgagggcgaggCTGACGCGGCTGCCAGGAAGGCTGCCGCGCTGGAGGAGCTgaaggtcgtcgtcgccgcccttcaggatggagatggagacggagagAGTGCCGGCGGTGTGTCGTGGCGCGTCGAGGCGGCCACGGTGGTGCGGAGGAAGGCCAAGGACGACGCTGCTGCGCGGGAGATGCTCGCGATGCTCGGGGCCATCCCGCCGCTCGTCGCCATGCTCGACGACAGGGACGGAGCCGGCGAGGAGCTCCTGGCCGCCGCGCTGTACGCGCTCCTGAACTTGGGGATCGGCAACGACAC GAACAAGGCGGCGATCGTGCAGGCGGGCGCCGTGCACAAGATGCTCCGCATTGCGGAGGTCGCGTCGGGCGCACTGACGGAGGCGCTGGTCGCCAACTTCCTCTGCCTGAGCGCGCTGGACGCGAACAAGCCCATCATCGGCGCGTCCGGGGCGGCCCCGTTCCTGGTGCGCGCGTTCGAGTCCGCGGCGACCGAGCAGACGCGGCACGACGCCCTGCGCGCGCTCCTGAACCTGTCCATCGCGGCGGCGAACGCGCCGCACCTGCTGGCGGCGGGGCTGGCGCCGTCGCTGCTGGCGGCCGTCGGGGACGCGTCCGCGTCGGACCGGGCGCTCGCTGGGCTCTGCAACCTCGTGGCGGCCTGCCCGGAGGGCCGGCGCGCGGTGAGCCGCGTCCCGGacgcggtgccggtgctggtggaCGTGCTCAACTGGTCGGACGAGGCCGGGTGCCAGGAGAAGGCCGCGTACGTGCTGATGGTGCTGGCGCACCGCAGCTACGGCGACCGCGCGGCCATGAGCGAGGCCGGCGCCACGTCCGCGCTGCTGGAGCTGACGCTGGTGGGCACGGCGCTGGCGCAGAGGCGCGCGTCGCGGATCCTGGAGATCCTGCGCGCCGACAAGGGCAAGCAGGCCGCCGAGAGCGTCGTGGTGGCCACGGTGTCGGCGCCCCAGGAGCGCGGCGCCGGAGGGCCGtgccgggaggaggaggcggagggcgacGAGGCGTGCATGAGCAACGAGAAGCGCGCCGTGCGGCAGCTGGTGCAGCAGAGCCTGCAGAGCAACCTGCGGCGGATCGTGCGGCGCGCGCGGCTGCCGCGGGAGCTGGcgccggcgtcggcgtcggccgaGAGCCTCAAGGCGCTCACCGCCTCGTCCACCTCCAAGAGCCTGCCGTTCTGA